From the Leucobacter tenebrionis genome, one window contains:
- a CDS encoding DNA polymerase III subunit gamma and tau — MVAALYRRYRPESFAEMIGQSQVTEPLMTALRTGRIGHAYLFSGPRGCGKTTSARILARCLNCAEGPTDTPCGECPSCRELSRDGGGSLDVVEIDAASHGGVDDARDLRERAVFAPARDRFKIFIIDEAHMVTPGGFNALLKIVEEPPPHVKFVFATTEPDKVIGTIRSRTHHYPFRLIAPGTLIDYVQSLCDSEGVRVEPGVLPLVVRAGGGSVRDTLSILDQLIAGSEGDLVTAERAAGLLGFTHAELLDDVVAALGVHDSAAAFRATDRVVQTGQDPRRFVEDLLERLRDLIVVSATTVDGAAAVFRGVPQDQLARMFEQAQSFGAGELSRIADVVSGALDKMAGATAPRLQLELMIARVLVAQQNAPQTAAAPQRAAASGGGPAQSGGGRLGVAQGGAAAGGAQVGAAGAAGAAAARSEQGGSPTPGAGGQHQPVQQTSRPDPLAAVAAARGAAAGGSEEARPNAAETAASIREFLRGDPAGAEPAGAVTADPTAAETGGAGTADPTAAEAAGTGPADPASSAGPGQSADPVEADSAAPVAPASTAQSAAPTADDSSSRASSPAAHPNAGAAGFGRPISEVLSAAQLEGIGRDTAFQASPAPAEQRPAPQTPVDAAESRSGGPDEQPQAQRPVQPAAAPGGADSQAPRDLSQTGASGAAETGADEAGEAEPAASGGFDDLVELWPELLEEILHADRDAWNAVRVVTPLGLDGEVLTVGLASQSDLAAFKTVGANPLRETINAAIGINVKYVPKRIAPGTGARESGPQGESSQSGPQREPDAEEPHRAGASGAPNGLSSDDPVARAAARLSGLGPALAAPAWADPPPAPPAEPAAAPAEPAVAPVEPSPAPAQAPAPASASASASASAEDTGSASAVDRGFDGRGTVDPGSAEQGSAEAGPAEAGSAEPGPVAPAPTGSGPDESDADGSGGGEPGPAARSDSGAAIPHPARQPDDDYIPASYDPDGDPYAGMASDPYADGGGAPDAIGVGHVASAAKPAAIPEPAVETASKAPASAPDPSSDTDSSAAKRTAPTFTRYGEAVVREVLGARFVEERPLPPRAP; from the coding sequence GTGGTTGCCGCACTGTATCGCCGTTATCGGCCAGAATCGTTCGCCGAGATGATCGGTCAGTCCCAGGTGACCGAACCGCTCATGACCGCCCTGCGCACCGGGCGCATCGGGCACGCGTACCTCTTCAGCGGCCCTCGGGGCTGCGGCAAGACGACCTCGGCGCGCATCCTCGCCCGCTGCCTCAACTGCGCGGAGGGGCCGACCGACACGCCGTGCGGCGAGTGCCCGAGCTGCCGCGAGCTCAGCCGAGACGGCGGCGGGTCACTCGACGTCGTCGAGATCGACGCGGCGAGCCACGGCGGTGTCGACGACGCGCGCGACCTTCGCGAGCGCGCCGTGTTCGCGCCCGCCCGCGACCGCTTCAAGATCTTCATCATCGACGAGGCGCACATGGTGACGCCGGGCGGCTTCAACGCCCTGCTCAAGATCGTCGAAGAGCCGCCGCCCCACGTGAAGTTCGTGTTCGCGACGACCGAGCCCGACAAGGTGATCGGCACGATCCGATCGCGCACGCACCATTACCCGTTCCGCCTCATAGCTCCCGGCACCCTCATCGACTACGTGCAGTCGCTCTGCGACAGCGAGGGCGTTCGAGTCGAGCCGGGCGTGCTGCCGCTCGTGGTGAGGGCCGGCGGCGGATCGGTACGCGACACGCTCTCGATTCTCGACCAGCTCATCGCCGGTTCCGAGGGAGACCTCGTCACCGCCGAGCGCGCTGCCGGGCTGCTCGGTTTCACGCACGCCGAGCTGCTCGACGACGTGGTGGCCGCACTCGGGGTCCACGATTCGGCCGCCGCCTTCCGCGCCACGGACCGTGTGGTGCAGACGGGGCAGGATCCGCGACGCTTCGTGGAGGATCTGCTCGAGCGGTTGCGCGACCTCATCGTGGTGAGCGCGACGACGGTCGATGGCGCGGCGGCGGTGTTCCGCGGTGTGCCGCAGGACCAGCTCGCGCGCATGTTCGAGCAGGCTCAGAGCTTCGGCGCCGGTGAGCTCTCGCGCATCGCCGACGTCGTGAGCGGGGCACTCGACAAGATGGCCGGTGCCACGGCGCCCCGCCTCCAGCTCGAACTCATGATCGCTCGTGTGCTCGTCGCCCAGCAGAACGCTCCCCAGACGGCAGCCGCACCGCAGCGCGCAGCGGCTTCCGGTGGAGGCCCTGCGCAGAGCGGGGGCGGCCGGCTCGGGGTGGCGCAGGGCGGAGCAGCTGCCGGAGGGGCTCAGGTGGGTGCCGCGGGTGCTGCGGGTGCGGCCGCGGCTCGATCCGAGCAGGGCGGATCGCCGACGCCGGGCGCTGGAGGTCAGCACCAGCCCGTGCAGCAGACATCGCGTCCTGACCCGCTCGCCGCGGTCGCCGCGGCCCGGGGCGCCGCGGCCGGGGGGTCCGAGGAGGCGCGGCCGAACGCAGCAGAGACGGCTGCCTCGATCCGGGAGTTCCTGCGGGGGGATCCGGCCGGGGCGGAGCCTGCCGGTGCTGTGACGGCTGATCCGACTGCGGCAGAAACTGGAGGTGCTGGGACAGCGGATCCGACTGCGGCAGAGGCGGCCGGGACGGGCCCGGCCGATCCCGCCTCGTCTGCCGGTCCCGGGCAGTCAGCCGACCCGGTCGAGGCGGACTCGGCGGCGCCGGTCGCGCCTGCGTCGACCGCGCAGTCGGCCGCACCCACCGCCGATGATTCGAGCAGCAGGGCCTCGTCCCCGGCGGCCCACCCGAACGCGGGTGCCGCAGGTTTCGGTCGGCCCATCTCGGAGGTGCTGAGCGCGGCGCAGCTCGAGGGGATCGGGCGCGATACCGCATTCCAGGCATCTCCCGCGCCGGCCGAGCAGCGGCCCGCGCCGCAGACGCCCGTCGACGCAGCCGAATCTCGCAGCGGCGGACCGGATGAGCAGCCGCAGGCGCAGCGACCCGTGCAGCCCGCCGCGGCTCCCGGTGGCGCCGACTCGCAGGCACCGCGAGATCTCTCGCAGACGGGTGCGTCGGGAGCGGCTGAAACGGGGGCCGACGAAGCAGGGGAAGCGGAACCCGCTGCGTCGGGCGGCTTCGACGACCTGGTCGAGCTGTGGCCCGAACTGCTCGAAGAGATTCTGCACGCCGATCGCGATGCGTGGAACGCGGTTCGGGTCGTCACGCCTCTCGGGCTCGACGGAGAAGTGCTCACTGTCGGTCTCGCCTCGCAGTCCGACCTGGCGGCATTCAAGACCGTGGGGGCGAACCCGCTCCGCGAGACGATCAACGCTGCCATCGGCATCAACGTCAAGTACGTGCCGAAGCGCATCGCGCCCGGCACCGGCGCTCGGGAATCCGGGCCGCAGGGCGAGAGCTCCCAGAGCGGGCCGCAGCGCGAGCCCGACGCAGAGGAGCCTCATCGAGCGGGTGCGTCGGGCGCTCCGAACGGCCTGTCCTCTGACGACCCGGTGGCGCGAGCAGCAGCCCGGCTGAGCGGGCTGGGTCCGGCTCTGGCGGCACCCGCCTGGGCCGATCCGCCCCCCGCTCCACCGGCCGAGCCGGCAGCGGCACCGGCCGAGCCGGCCGTGGCACCAGTGGAGCCGAGCCCGGCTCCGGCGCAGGCTCCGGCTCCGGCTTCGGCTTCGGCTTCGGCTTCGGCTTCGGCAGAGGATACGGGATCCGCTTCTGCCGTGGATCGCGGCTTCGACGGGCGAGGCACGGTCGACCCGGGCTCCGCCGAACAAGGTTCCGCCGAAGCGGGCCCCGCCGAAGCGGGCTCTGCCGAACCAGGCCCCGTTGCGCCAGCGCCTACCGGATCAGGTCCTGACGAATCGGACGCCGATGGCTCGGGCGGCGGTGAACCAGGCCCTGCGGCTCGCAGCGATTCGGGGGCCGCGATCCCGCATCCCGCCAGGCAGCCGGATGACGACTACATCCCCGCGTCGTACGACCCCGACGGCGACCCGTACGCCGGTATGGCAAGTGACCCGTACGCTGACGGAGGAGGCGCGCCGGATGCGATCGGCGTCGGTCACGTCGCGAGTGCCGCGAAGCCGGCGGCGATCCCGGAACCGGCAGTGGAAACGGCATCGAAAGCGCCCGCGTCTGCCCCCGATCCTTCGTCCGATACCGACTCGAGCGCGGCGAAGCGCACCGCTCCGACTTTCACCCGCTACGGGGAGGCGGTCGTGCGCGAGGTGCTCGGAGCGCGATTCGTCGAGGAGCGGCCGCTCCCGCCGCGCGCGCCCTGA
- the recR gene encoding recombination mediator RecR, whose product MYDGIVQDLIDEFGRLPGIGPKSAQRIAFHILQTQNFDVSRLAELLTEVREKVRFCEVCGNITEQERCSICRDPRRDQTLICVVEEPKDVVAIERTRQYRGLYHVLGGAISPIDGIGPDDLSIPALMRRLGEAEVREVIIATDPNLEGEATAAYLSRLLTSIEVPASRLASGLPVGGDLEFADEVTLGRAFEGRRVID is encoded by the coding sequence GTGTACGACGGCATCGTCCAAGACCTGATCGACGAGTTCGGCAGGCTGCCCGGCATCGGCCCGAAGTCGGCGCAGCGCATCGCGTTCCACATTCTGCAGACGCAGAACTTCGACGTGTCTCGCCTCGCCGAACTGCTCACCGAGGTGCGCGAGAAGGTCAGGTTCTGCGAGGTGTGCGGCAACATCACCGAGCAGGAGCGCTGCTCGATCTGCCGCGACCCCCGCCGTGACCAGACGCTGATCTGCGTCGTCGAAGAACCGAAAGACGTGGTCGCGATCGAGCGCACCAGGCAGTACCGAGGGCTGTACCACGTGCTCGGCGGGGCCATCAGCCCCATCGACGGCATCGGGCCCGACGACCTCAGCATCCCGGCGCTCATGCGTCGCCTGGGGGAAGCCGAGGTGCGCGAGGTCATCATCGCGACCGACCCCAACCTCGAGGGGGAGGCGACCGCCGCGTACCTCTCTCGGCTCTTGACGAGCATAGAGGTGCCCGCCTCGCGCCTGGCCTCCGGCCTGCCCGTCGGCGGCGATCTCGAGTTCGCCGATGAGGTCACCCTGGGGCGCGCCTTCGAGGGGCGCCGCGTCATCGACTGA
- a CDS encoding metallophosphoesterase yields MTNAVSTSRRSAAAVLGTAAVGVAVWSTLIERRLFTVRRHTLPLLGEGAAPLRVLQLSDLHLAPWQTRKIEWVRSLVELRPDLVVLTGDLMGHLEARPALLRALAPLIEHTPTVFVHGSNDYYGPILKNPVKYLKEPSRLSTREPDIDNAALTKGLEQLGAIDLNNSAARLEIKGTRIELLGLNDPHIRFDDPSAMRDALSALVVEGAAESPAPAESSAKSPADGGAPASAAPAESPILPTPSETAPLRLGVVHAPYQEALGELLDDRVDLILAGHTHGGQVRVPGLGALTSNCDLPTAQARGLSVWYDAHHAAFLNVSAGLGNSIYAPVRFACRPEATLITLEAAR; encoded by the coding sequence ATGACTAACGCCGTGTCCACGTCTCGACGCTCCGCTGCGGCCGTTCTCGGAACGGCCGCAGTCGGCGTCGCCGTCTGGTCCACGCTCATCGAGCGGCGCCTCTTCACCGTGCGGCGGCACACGCTGCCGTTGCTGGGCGAGGGCGCGGCCCCGCTTCGCGTGCTGCAGCTCTCCGACCTGCACCTCGCCCCCTGGCAGACCCGCAAGATCGAGTGGGTGCGCTCCCTCGTGGAGCTGCGCCCCGACCTCGTGGTGCTGACGGGCGACCTCATGGGGCACCTGGAGGCCCGCCCGGCACTGCTGCGGGCTCTGGCGCCGCTCATCGAGCACACCCCCACGGTGTTCGTGCACGGATCCAACGACTACTACGGCCCGATCCTCAAGAATCCGGTCAAGTACCTCAAGGAGCCGAGTCGCCTCAGCACCCGCGAGCCCGACATCGATAACGCCGCGCTGACCAAGGGCCTCGAACAGCTCGGCGCCATCGATCTCAACAACTCGGCCGCGCGCCTCGAGATCAAGGGCACCCGAATCGAGCTGCTCGGCCTGAACGACCCGCATATCCGCTTCGACGATCCGAGCGCGATGCGGGATGCGCTGAGCGCACTCGTCGTCGAAGGCGCAGCGGAGTCACCTGCCCCTGCCGAGTCCTCGGCGAAGTCTCCCGCTGACGGCGGCGCCCCGGCCTCAGCCGCTCCCGCTGAGAGCCCGATCCTCCCCACCCCGTCCGAGACCGCGCCCCTGCGCCTCGGCGTCGTGCACGCGCCCTACCAGGAGGCGCTCGGCGAGCTGCTGGACGACCGGGTCGACCTGATTCTCGCCGGCCACACCCACGGCGGCCAGGTGCGCGTGCCCGGTCTCGGCGCGCTCACGTCGAACTGCGACCTGCCCACGGCTCAGGCGCGGGGCCTCAGCGTCTGGTACGACGCGCACCACGCGGCCTTCCTGAACGTGAGCGCCGGGCTCGGCAATTCGATCTACGCCCCCGTCAGGTTCGCCTGCCGCCCCGAGGCCACGCTCATCACGCTCGAGGCAGCTCGGTAG
- the pta gene encoding phosphate acetyltransferase — protein sequence MAASIYLTSAEGRTGKSAVALGVLDALLADAPRVGVFRPLIRAGDERDRVLDLLHSRATADAPYSACVGVTYEEAHADPDAAMARIVAAFRRLRDRCDAVVVVGSDFSDVAAPTELAFNARIAANLDTPVLLVLGGRSNDEAEHLGQQPARTATEIAQLAELGMAELRSEHAEVLAALVNRADPERLDEIERAVAASLPEGLPVWALPEELVLVAPPVTEVIEAVNGELVRGSEELLAREVRDVVIAGMSMENVLPRLLEGAAVVIAADRAETLLAVTMAHEAPTFPTIAAVVLNGGFELPAPVEQLLDGVDSTLPIVRTSFGTFDTARRISRARGLLTEESPAKFDTALALFAQHVDGAVLRERLRLHRGGVRTPVMFAYDLFERAAAANAHIVLPEGGDDRILRAASTLLARGTVRLTILGDEAAVRKRGGELGLSIDAAEVIDPLASPLRERFAAEYARLRAHKGVTLEQAHDVMRDVSYFGTMMVHLGLADGMVSGAAHTTAHTIRPSLEIIKTKPGVSVVSSVFFMALADRVLVYGDCAVNPDPTAAQLADIAVSSAETAAQFGVEPRVAMLSYSTGESGSGADVEKVREATAFARAARPDLPIEGPLQYDAASDPATGEAKLPGSAVAGHATVFIFPDLNTGNNTYKAVQRSAGAVAVGPVLQGLAKPVNDLSRGATVEDILNTVAITAVQAGEQRGSRE from the coding sequence GTGGCAGCAAGCATCTATCTCACCTCGGCCGAGGGGCGCACGGGCAAGAGCGCGGTGGCGCTCGGCGTGCTCGACGCCCTGCTCGCCGACGCTCCGCGCGTCGGTGTGTTCCGCCCGCTGATCCGCGCGGGCGACGAGCGGGATCGCGTGCTCGACCTGCTCCACTCCCGGGCCACGGCCGATGCGCCCTACAGCGCCTGCGTCGGCGTCACCTATGAGGAGGCGCACGCTGATCCTGACGCCGCTATGGCCCGCATCGTCGCGGCCTTCCGACGGCTGCGAGACCGCTGCGATGCGGTGGTCGTGGTCGGGTCCGACTTCAGCGATGTGGCTGCTCCGACCGAGCTCGCCTTCAACGCTCGGATCGCCGCGAATCTCGACACCCCGGTGCTGCTGGTATTGGGCGGCCGATCGAATGATGAGGCGGAGCACCTCGGCCAGCAGCCGGCCCGCACCGCGACCGAGATCGCGCAGCTCGCCGAACTCGGCATGGCCGAGCTGCGCAGCGAGCATGCGGAGGTACTCGCCGCGCTGGTGAACCGGGCCGATCCCGAACGCCTCGACGAGATCGAGCGCGCGGTGGCGGCCTCTCTGCCCGAGGGGCTCCCGGTCTGGGCGCTCCCCGAAGAACTCGTGCTGGTTGCACCGCCGGTGACCGAGGTGATCGAAGCGGTGAACGGCGAGCTGGTGCGCGGCTCCGAAGAACTGCTGGCCCGCGAGGTGCGCGACGTGGTGATCGCGGGCATGTCCATGGAGAACGTGCTGCCGAGGCTGCTCGAGGGCGCTGCGGTGGTGATCGCCGCGGATCGGGCGGAGACGCTGCTCGCAGTGACGATGGCGCACGAGGCGCCCACCTTCCCCACGATCGCCGCGGTAGTGCTCAACGGGGGCTTCGAGCTGCCCGCCCCTGTCGAGCAGCTGCTCGACGGTGTCGATTCGACGCTGCCGATCGTGCGCACGAGCTTCGGCACGTTCGATACGGCCCGGCGCATCTCTCGGGCGAGGGGGTTGCTCACCGAGGAGTCCCCGGCGAAGTTCGACACTGCACTCGCACTCTTCGCGCAGCACGTCGACGGGGCCGTACTGAGGGAACGGCTGCGCTTGCATCGGGGCGGCGTGCGCACACCCGTGATGTTCGCCTACGACCTCTTCGAGCGAGCCGCCGCCGCGAACGCGCACATCGTTCTTCCCGAGGGCGGTGACGACCGGATCCTGCGCGCCGCCAGCACCCTCCTGGCGCGAGGCACGGTGCGGCTCACGATCCTCGGCGATGAGGCCGCGGTGCGCAAGCGGGGCGGCGAACTCGGTCTCTCGATCGATGCCGCCGAGGTGATCGATCCGCTCGCCTCCCCGTTGCGCGAGCGTTTCGCCGCCGAGTACGCACGTCTGCGTGCGCACAAGGGCGTCACACTCGAACAGGCCCACGACGTGATGCGCGACGTGAGCTACTTCGGCACCATGATGGTGCATCTCGGGCTCGCCGACGGGATGGTCTCGGGGGCCGCGCACACGACGGCGCACACGATCCGTCCGAGCCTGGAGATCATCAAGACGAAGCCGGGCGTCTCGGTGGTCTCGAGCGTGTTCTTCATGGCGCTGGCGGATCGGGTGCTGGTCTACGGCGACTGCGCGGTCAACCCCGATCCGACAGCGGCTCAGCTGGCCGACATCGCCGTCTCCTCTGCCGAGACCGCCGCTCAGTTCGGCGTCGAACCGAGAGTCGCGATGCTGTCGTACTCGACCGGTGAATCGGGATCGGGTGCTGACGTCGAAAAGGTGCGCGAGGCGACCGCGTTCGCGCGAGCCGCGCGCCCCGACCTGCCGATCGAGGGGCCGCTGCAGTACGACGCCGCCAGCGACCCGGCCACGGGCGAGGCGAAATTGCCCGGCTCGGCCGTCGCGGGGCACGCGACCGTCTTCATATTCCCCGACCTGAATACCGGCAACAACACCTATAAAGCGGTGCAGCGCTCGGCCGGTGCCGTCGCCGTCGGCCCGGTGCTGCAGGGGCTCGCGAAGCCGGTCAACGACCTCTCCCGCGGGGCGACCGTTGAGGACATCCTGAACACGGTGGCGATCACCGCTGTGCAAGCCGGCGAGCAGCGCGGATCGCGCGAATAA
- a CDS encoding acetate/propionate family kinase, which produces MHTILVVNAGSSSVKYQLIDPETEARLASGLVERIGEADGRLVHRSDDGRSEERSVHVPDHTSAFSAMVDAFERAGTPVMALGIQAVGHRVVQGGSVFIAPTRIDDAVAEQILDLGSLAPLHNPGQYQAIVAARQMLPEVPHVAVFDTAFHQSMPERAYSYAIDAEVAEHHGIRRYGFHGTSHQVVSRRAAEYLGRPLESLRQIVLHLGNGASMCAIDGGRSMDTSMGFTPLEGLVMGTRSGDIDPGALLHLLRAGYSADELDRLLNHESGLIGYTGSGDFRDVRAAAAGGDAAARLAIEVYVHRIRHYLGAYLVELGGADTVVFTAGVGENNAALRAEVCAGLEWFGIRIDPERNASSASGARRISSHDSRVEVLVVTTDEEAEIARQTRALVG; this is translated from the coding sequence GTGCACACCATCCTGGTCGTCAACGCCGGATCGTCATCGGTGAAGTACCAGCTGATCGACCCGGAGACGGAGGCCCGTCTCGCCTCCGGGCTCGTCGAGCGAATCGGAGAGGCCGATGGGCGCCTGGTGCACCGCAGCGATGATGGTCGCAGCGAGGAGCGGAGCGTCCATGTGCCCGATCACACCTCGGCGTTCTCGGCCATGGTCGATGCCTTCGAACGGGCCGGCACGCCGGTCATGGCTCTCGGTATTCAAGCGGTCGGGCATCGTGTGGTGCAGGGCGGCAGCGTATTCATCGCGCCGACGCGCATCGACGATGCGGTGGCCGAGCAGATCCTCGACCTCGGATCCCTCGCGCCCCTGCACAACCCGGGGCAGTACCAGGCGATCGTGGCGGCGCGCCAGATGCTCCCCGAGGTGCCGCACGTCGCGGTCTTCGACACGGCCTTCCATCAGAGCATGCCGGAACGCGCATACAGTTACGCGATCGATGCCGAGGTCGCCGAGCATCACGGCATCCGCCGCTACGGATTCCACGGAACGTCGCATCAGGTGGTGTCGCGTCGAGCCGCCGAGTATCTGGGGCGCCCGCTCGAGTCGCTGCGGCAGATCGTGCTGCACCTCGGAAACGGGGCCTCGATGTGCGCGATCGACGGGGGCAGATCCATGGACACCTCGATGGGGTTCACCCCGCTCGAGGGGCTGGTGATGGGCACGCGCAGCGGCGACATCGATCCCGGTGCCCTGCTGCATCTGCTGCGCGCCGGGTACTCCGCCGACGAGCTCGACCGTCTGCTGAACCACGAATCCGGGTTGATCGGCTACACGGGCAGCGGCGATTTCCGCGACGTACGCGCAGCCGCCGCCGGGGGAGATGCAGCGGCTCGACTGGCGATAGAGGTCTATGTGCACCGGATCCGCCACTATCTGGGGGCCTACCTCGTCGAGCTGGGCGGAGCCGACACCGTGGTATTCACCGCGGGAGTGGGCGAGAACAACGCTGCCCTGCGGGCGGAGGTGTGCGCCGGGCTCGAATGGTTCGGGATCCGGATCGACCCCGAGCGCAACGCGTCGAGCGCCTCGGGGGCCCGTCGCATCAGCTCCCATGACTCCCGCGTCGAGGTGCTCGTGGTGACGACCGATGAGGAAGCCGAGATCGCGCGGCAGACCCGCGCGCTCGTGGGGTGA
- a CDS encoding aspartate kinase: protein MALIVQKFGGSSVADAESIKRVAKRIVETRRAGNEVVVAVSAMGDTTDELLDLAAACTPIPAPRELDMLLTAGERISMALLAMTIKGMGIEALSFTGSQAGMITTAEHGSAKIVDVTPGRVREALEQGAVAIVAGFQGFSRDSRDITTLGRGGSDTTAVALAAALGADVCEIYTDVDGIFTTDPRIVPKARKIDAISAEEMLELAASGAKVLHLRAVEYARRHGVALHVRSSFSDEQGTIVYDPEKGHPKGDQVEEPVITGIAAEKSEAKVTVGGVPDAPGKAAQIFEIVAKTHANVDMIVQNVSAADTNRTDISFTIPLGDGRRVIEALEAERATLEFESLQYDDQIAKVAVVGAGMRTSTGVSAQLFRALYEADINIEMISTSEIRISVVTRADLMDKAVRVLHTAFGLDSDTEATVYAGTGR, encoded by the coding sequence GTGGCGTTGATCGTGCAGAAATTCGGGGGCTCGTCAGTCGCTGACGCGGAGAGCATCAAGCGCGTTGCAAAGCGCATCGTCGAGACCCGCCGAGCAGGCAACGAGGTCGTCGTGGCCGTGAGCGCCATGGGCGACACCACCGACGAGCTGCTCGACCTGGCGGCTGCGTGCACCCCGATCCCGGCCCCGCGCGAGCTCGACATGCTGCTCACCGCGGGGGAGCGCATCTCGATGGCGCTGCTCGCGATGACCATCAAGGGGATGGGGATCGAGGCACTGTCGTTCACCGGCAGCCAGGCCGGCATGATCACGACCGCCGAGCACGGCTCCGCGAAGATCGTCGACGTGACGCCCGGGCGCGTTCGCGAGGCACTCGAACAGGGCGCTGTCGCGATCGTGGCGGGCTTCCAGGGTTTCAGTCGAGACTCCCGCGACATCACCACGCTCGGGCGGGGCGGATCCGACACGACCGCGGTGGCCCTCGCAGCTGCGCTGGGCGCCGACGTCTGCGAGATCTACACCGACGTCGATGGCATCTTCACGACGGATCCCCGAATCGTGCCCAAGGCTCGCAAGATCGACGCCATCTCGGCGGAGGAGATGCTCGAGCTCGCCGCCTCCGGCGCCAAGGTACTGCACCTGCGCGCCGTCGAGTACGCCCGCCGGCACGGCGTCGCACTGCACGTCCGCTCCTCGTTCTCGGACGAGCAGGGCACTATCGTCTACGACCCCGAGAAGGGGCATCCGAAGGGAGATCAGGTGGAAGAGCCGGTCATCACAGGTATCGCCGCAGAGAAGAGCGAGGCCAAGGTCACGGTCGGCGGAGTGCCCGACGCTCCGGGCAAGGCCGCCCAGATCTTCGAGATCGTGGCGAAGACGCACGCCAACGTCGACATGATCGTGCAGAACGTGTCGGCAGCCGACACCAACCGCACCGACATCTCGTTCACCATCCCCCTCGGCGACGGCCGCCGCGTGATCGAGGCGCTCGAAGCCGAGCGCGCGACCCTCGAGTTCGAAAGCCTGCAGTACGACGATCAGATCGCCAAGGTCGCCGTCGTGGGCGCGGGCATGCGCACCAGCACGGGAGTGTCGGCGCAGCTGTTCCGCGCACTGTACGAGGCCGACATCAACATCGAGATGATCTCGACCTCCGAGATCCGCATCTCGGTGGTCACCCGGGCCGACCTCATGGACAAGGCCGTGCGCGTGCTCCACACCGCCTTCGGCCTCGACTCCGACACCGAGGCGACGGTCTACGCCGGCACCGGCCGCTAG
- a CDS encoding aspartate-semialdehyde dehydrogenase: MAEQQSFNVAVVGATGQVGAVMRRLLDERDFPIKSLRLFSSARSAGSVLEFRGESITVEDVETADKSGIDIALFSAGGTASKKYAPEFAEAGAIVIDNSSAWRLDPEVPLVVSEVNPHAIDGIVAAGKGIIANPNCTTMAAMPVMKVLDSEAGLERLIVTTFQAVSGSGLAGARELANQAVAAVESGDLERLVHDGSAVALPEPEVYVKPIAFDVLPLAGSIVDDGAGETDEEKKLRNESRKILELPDLLVAGTCVRVPVFTGHSLSINAEFARPISAERAREVLAQAPGVELSDVPTPLEAAGQDPSFVGRIREDQSAPEGRGLVLFISNDNLRKGAALNAVQIAEAVAANLAA; encoded by the coding sequence ATGGCAGAGCAGCAGAGCTTCAACGTCGCGGTCGTCGGCGCGACCGGTCAGGTGGGGGCGGTCATGCGCCGCCTGCTCGACGAGCGCGACTTCCCGATCAAGAGCCTTCGTCTCTTCTCGAGCGCCCGTTCCGCGGGCAGTGTGCTCGAGTTCCGCGGCGAGTCGATCACGGTCGAGGACGTCGAGACCGCAGACAAGAGCGGCATCGACATCGCGCTCTTCTCGGCGGGCGGCACCGCCTCCAAGAAGTACGCGCCGGAGTTCGCCGAGGCCGGCGCGATCGTCATCGACAACTCGAGCGCCTGGCGCCTCGATCCCGAGGTGCCCCTCGTGGTGAGCGAGGTCAACCCTCACGCGATCGACGGCATCGTCGCGGCGGGCAAGGGCATCATCGCGAACCCGAACTGCACCACCATGGCCGCCATGCCCGTCATGAAGGTGCTCGACAGCGAGGCCGGCCTCGAACGCCTGATCGTCACCACCTTCCAAGCGGTGTCGGGTTCGGGGCTCGCCGGTGCGCGCGAGCTGGCGAACCAGGCGGTCGCCGCGGTCGAGTCCGGCGACCTAGAGCGCCTCGTGCACGACGGCTCGGCCGTCGCCCTCCCCGAACCCGAGGTCTACGTGAAGCCCATCGCGTTCGACGTGCTGCCGCTCGCGGGGTCCATCGTCGATGACGGCGCCGGCGAGACCGACGAGGAGAAGAAGCTTCGCAACGAGAGCCGCAAGATCCTCGAGCTGCCCGATCTGCTCGTCGCGGGCACCTGCGTGCGCGTTCCGGTCTTCACCGGGCACTCGCTCTCGATCAACGCCGAGTTCGCGCGCCCCATCTCCGCTGAGCGCGCGAGAGAGGTGCTGGCTCAGGCCCCCGGCGTCGAGCTGAGCGATGTGCCGACTCCGCTTGAGGCGGCGGGCCAGGATCCCTCGTTCGTGGGACGCATCCGCGAGGACCAGTCGGCGCCCGAGGGGCGCGGCCTGGTGCTCTTCATCTCGAACGACAACCTGCGCAAGGGCGCGGCTCTCAACGCCGTGCAGATCGCGGAGGCGGTTGCGGCCAATCTCGCGGCGTAG